From a region of the Salinispira pacifica genome:
- the rbsB gene encoding ribose ABC transporter substrate-binding protein RbsB, whose amino-acid sequence MKRIFILVVSMLLLISGTAMAEGQGEAADGGIVIGLSVSTLNNPFFVTLRDGAQDAADLLGVELIVVDSQDDPAREASNIQDLIQRGVDALLINPTDSDAVVPSVQRANSEGIPVFTVDRGASSGDVVAHVASDNVAGGEMAGEYLVEAIGGSGSVVELQGIPGTSAARDRGEGFNNIVGANSDVSVVAAQTANFNRTEGLNVFQNILQAQSDIDGVFAHNDEMILGAIQAAEAAGRADDIVFVGFDAVDDAVAAVEDGRLAATVAQRPEEIGSTGLRTAVSYLQGETVEDYIPVALMLVTQ is encoded by the coding sequence ATGAAACGCATTTTTATACTCGTCGTTTCAATGCTGCTGCTAATCAGCGGAACAGCCATGGCCGAAGGACAGGGTGAAGCGGCTGATGGCGGAATCGTAATCGGCCTGTCGGTCTCCACCCTCAACAACCCGTTTTTCGTAACCCTCCGGGACGGCGCACAGGATGCAGCCGATCTTCTGGGTGTGGAACTGATCGTGGTGGACAGCCAGGATGACCCGGCCAGGGAAGCAAGCAACATCCAGGATTTGATTCAGCGGGGCGTGGACGCACTGCTCATCAACCCCACCGACTCGGATGCGGTGGTTCCCAGCGTACAGCGGGCCAATTCTGAAGGCATTCCGGTGTTCACCGTGGACCGGGGAGCGAGCAGCGGAGACGTGGTAGCCCATGTAGCCAGCGACAACGTCGCCGGCGGTGAAATGGCAGGTGAATACCTGGTTGAAGCCATCGGCGGAAGCGGTTCTGTAGTTGAACTCCAGGGCATTCCTGGAACCTCAGCGGCCAGGGACAGGGGCGAAGGTTTCAATAATATTGTGGGAGCCAATTCAGATGTATCCGTTGTGGCCGCCCAGACCGCCAACTTCAACAGAACCGAGGGTCTGAACGTATTCCAGAATATACTCCAGGCTCAGTCTGATATTGACGGGGTATTCGCACACAACGATGAAATGATTCTCGGCGCAATTCAGGCAGCTGAAGCTGCAGGCCGGGCTGACGACATTGTCTTTGTGGGCTTCGATGCAGTTGATGATGCAGTGGCTGCGGTTGAAGACGGCCGACTGGCCGCAACTGTGGCACAGCGTCCGGAAGAAATCGGGTCCACCGGCCTCCGGACTGCGGTATCGTATCTGCAGGGAGAAACCGTGGAAGATTACATCCCGGTAGCTCTCATGCTGGTAACCCAGTAG
- a CDS encoding ABC transporter permease: MESRINVRLILKKFGLLFAVLFLMAVLTGLSPHFMTVRNMLNLLLQASVNAIIAAGMTQVILTSGIDLSVGSVLALTAVVTASILQTGVPVPLAVILGLLLGALLGMVNGFLVAIVKIPAFIATLGTMTLARGLALSYSGGRPVTGLPEGFLAMGTSSLFGIPTPIWITAAVFVGGSFILNKTMLGRYIYAIGNNAEAARFAGLPVRATTISVYAISGLLAALAGMILVARLDSAQPVMGVTYELNAIAAVVVGGAALSGGEGSLSGTFLGAILMAIIANAINILNISPFFSQILQGGVILAALLLHGLSRQRER; encoded by the coding sequence ATGGAATCACGCATAAACGTCCGTCTGATTCTGAAAAAGTTCGGACTTCTCTTTGCAGTCCTCTTTCTTATGGCCGTGCTTACCGGCCTTTCACCCCATTTTATGACGGTCCGCAATATGCTGAACCTGCTGCTGCAGGCTTCAGTGAATGCGATTATCGCCGCCGGCATGACCCAGGTAATTCTTACCTCAGGGATCGATCTTTCAGTGGGATCTGTGCTCGCTCTTACCGCAGTGGTGACTGCAAGCATTCTCCAGACGGGGGTTCCGGTTCCTCTTGCCGTGATTCTGGGTCTCCTGCTGGGGGCTTTGCTGGGTATGGTGAACGGGTTTCTGGTAGCCATCGTCAAGATTCCTGCGTTCATAGCCACACTGGGAACCATGACCCTGGCCCGGGGGCTGGCTCTAAGCTACTCCGGCGGCCGACCGGTCACCGGACTACCGGAAGGATTTCTTGCAATGGGCACCTCATCTCTTTTCGGCATCCCCACTCCCATATGGATAACCGCTGCAGTGTTTGTAGGCGGCAGCTTCATTCTCAATAAAACCATGCTGGGCAGATACATCTATGCCATCGGGAACAACGCCGAAGCGGCGCGCTTTGCGGGACTGCCGGTTCGGGCAACCACCATCTCGGTGTATGCCATTTCGGGACTGCTGGCAGCTCTGGCGGGTATGATTCTCGTTGCCCGCCTGGACTCTGCCCAGCCGGTTATGGGGGTTACCTATGAACTGAATGCCATTGCTGCGGTGGTGGTTGGGGGTGCGGCCCTCAGCGGCGGGGAAGGATCTCTGTCAGGCACATTTCTGGGAGCGATCCTCATGGCCATTATTGCCAATGCCATCAACATACTGAATATCTCACCGTTCTTTTCCCAGATTCTTCAGGGCGGTGTCATCCTTGCAGCCTTGCTGCTGCACGGGCTTTCCCGGCAGAGGGAAAGATAA
- the rbsD gene encoding D-ribose pyranase: protein MKRTGILNRPLSDAIASMGHTDSLVICDAGLPIPRETRRIDLALRKGIPAFEDVLRSTLEELEVERAVLAEEIREKSPELHHAILSILDDIPVSYITHEQFKAETVDAKAIVRSGEARPFANIILYSGVVF, encoded by the coding sequence ATGAAACGAACCGGGATTCTGAACAGGCCCCTCTCGGATGCAATTGCTTCCATGGGACATACCGATTCACTGGTTATTTGTGATGCCGGACTGCCCATTCCCCGGGAAACCCGCCGCATCGATCTTGCGCTGAGAAAGGGGATACCTGCATTTGAAGATGTACTTCGTTCCACACTGGAGGAGCTTGAGGTTGAACGGGCAGTGCTGGCGGAAGAGATTCGTGAAAAGAGCCCGGAACTTCACCATGCAATACTCTCAATCCTGGACGACATTCCCGTCAGCTACATTACCCATGAACAATTCAAAGCCGAAACCGTAGACGCAAAAGCAATTGTCCGCAGCGGCGAAGCACGACCGTTCGCCAATATCATCCTGTATTCCGGAGTGGTGTTCTAA
- a CDS encoding LacI family DNA-binding transcriptional regulator: MKITIRDVARKAGVSPATVSLVLNNRPGVGNDTRKTVEDAAEALNYRIPQTKSRTNERQNGIIRFLKIARHGHILNRDHNVFISDYIEGIEAAAREEGYSLEVRNYASFQPDEIIDELRTDAPAGAVILATELDAQDILPFSAANIPMVFIDAVNPYANFDFVDMDNEGAVFSIVEAMKERGIRRIGLVSARLETRNFRQRAQSFYQAVDYFGLETKSEWDYRVDSTYDQSYRDMSAQLDSRKTLPQGLFCVCDIIAFGCMKALKEKNIRIPEDISLVGFDDLPSSQHTDPPLASIKVSKKRIGRRAFQLIRRRIESEMPLPYEKVFIGSELMVRESLEFSQKE; the protein is encoded by the coding sequence ATGAAGATTACAATTCGGGATGTAGCCCGGAAAGCCGGTGTTTCCCCTGCCACAGTATCCCTGGTCCTGAATAATCGTCCCGGTGTGGGCAATGATACACGAAAAACAGTGGAGGATGCCGCCGAAGCGCTGAACTATAGAATCCCCCAGACCAAGTCAAGGACAAATGAGCGTCAAAACGGGATTATCCGTTTTCTGAAAATCGCCCGCCACGGACATATTTTAAACCGGGATCACAATGTGTTTATCAGCGATTATATCGAAGGCATTGAGGCTGCAGCCCGGGAGGAAGGGTACAGTCTGGAGGTCCGGAACTATGCCAGCTTTCAGCCCGATGAAATTATCGATGAATTGAGAACCGACGCCCCTGCAGGTGCGGTGATTCTTGCCACCGAATTGGATGCACAAGATATTCTGCCGTTCAGCGCAGCCAACATCCCCATGGTTTTCATTGATGCGGTCAATCCCTATGCCAATTTTGATTTTGTTGATATGGACAATGAAGGAGCGGTGTTCTCCATTGTGGAGGCGATGAAGGAGAGGGGAATACGCAGAATCGGTCTGGTCTCGGCACGGCTTGAAACCCGGAATTTCCGCCAGAGGGCCCAGAGCTTCTACCAGGCAGTGGACTATTTCGGCCTGGAAACCAAAAGCGAGTGGGATTACCGGGTGGACTCCACATATGATCAATCCTACCGGGATATGTCCGCTCAACTGGATTCCCGGAAAACCCTTCCACAGGGGCTGTTTTGTGTCTGCGATATCATCGCCTTCGGCTGTATGAAGGCTCTGAAAGAGAAGAATATCCGTATTCCGGAAGATATTTCCCTGGTGGGATTTGATGATCTGCCTTCAAGTCAGCACACCGATCCGCCCCTTGCAAGTATCAAAGTTTCCAAGAAACGGATCGGAAGGAGGGCTTTCCAGCTTATCCGCCGAAGAATAGAATCGGAAATGCCTTTGCCCTATGAAAAGGTCTTTATCGGCAGTGAACTGATGGTGCGGGAAAGTCTCGAATTTTCACAGAAGGAGTAG
- a CDS encoding ribokinase — MRILNYGSLNVDHVYSVPHIVRPGETLAGESLNFFAGGKGANQSVAIAKAGGDVWHAGKLGGDADWLLEKLQQFDVKTDYVTQDDGLSGHAIIQVSSQGENSIVLYGGGNQRITKEEIDATLVLFSRGDVLVLQNEINNIPHIMEKGLAQGLKIAVNPAPFTPDVSRWPLDKVHTLVVNETEAAGIVQSDASPGSTLDMLTRRYPETEIVLTLGSKGAWYAKGRKRAFVESRKVNAVDTTAAGDTFLGYYLVERFAGASPERAMDLAAEAAAITVSRPGAMESIPFRSEL; from the coding sequence ATGCGAATACTGAACTACGGATCTCTCAATGTTGATCATGTGTATTCCGTCCCTCACATCGTTCGTCCGGGAGAAACCCTTGCCGGAGAGTCGCTGAACTTCTTTGCCGGCGGAAAAGGGGCCAATCAATCCGTTGCCATCGCCAAGGCGGGAGGCGATGTATGGCATGCCGGGAAACTGGGCGGGGATGCGGACTGGCTGCTTGAGAAACTGCAGCAGTTTGATGTGAAAACCGATTATGTTACCCAAGATGACGGTCTCAGCGGTCATGCCATAATTCAGGTCAGCTCCCAGGGGGAAAATTCCATTGTGCTGTATGGAGGCGGCAATCAGCGTATAACCAAGGAAGAGATAGACGCAACCCTGGTCCTGTTCTCCCGGGGGGATGTGCTTGTGCTGCAGAATGAAATCAACAATATCCCGCATATCATGGAAAAGGGCCTTGCCCAGGGCCTGAAGATTGCTGTGAACCCCGCACCCTTCACCCCGGATGTTTCCCGTTGGCCCCTTGATAAGGTGCATACATTGGTGGTGAACGAAACTGAGGCAGCCGGAATCGTCCAATCCGATGCTTCCCCCGGCAGCACCCTGGACATGCTGACCCGGCGCTATCCCGAAACCGAGATTGTTCTCACCCTGGGAAGCAAGGGGGCATGGTATGCAAAGGGCAGGAAAAGAGCTTTTGTCGAAAGCAGGAAGGTGAATGCAGTGGATACCACCGCCGCAGGAGACACCTTCCTGGGATACTATCTGGTGGAACGTTTCGCCGGCGCTTCCCCGGAACGGGCTATGGACCTGGCAGCTGAAGCCGCAGCCATTACCGTGTCCCGTCCCGGAGCCATGGAATCAATTCCTTTCCGCAGCGAGCTCTGA
- a CDS encoding AMP-binding protein: MFKKKLFGKAEIPVGELPIGLGQMFETISSQFKRREAIRYENQVISYQEADGQANRVAGGLESLGIVPGDRVAIMLPNIKEFYYSFFGIQKLGAIAVPFNTMYKGREISHILRDSGAKAVICLSNFAGLIQEIQRDCPDLEHIIVTGQRTFVYVDPGSSVNIQMVFDKTRFSDFDEAYHAVGEILVSSFRSMGVEDAWYSHKGAIRASGKKLATILLSEIENLYIVNIVTFLKDMDNGPLFKVLYIPPELKERALEPMTSILSETGQSISLEDFKAVFLSALSDAFGVDIEDGSLTRDELIAYEKNRALAGRV; this comes from the coding sequence ATGTTTAAGAAAAAACTTTTTGGCAAGGCAGAGATTCCCGTTGGGGAGCTTCCCATCGGCCTGGGACAGATGTTTGAGACGATAAGCTCCCAATTCAAGCGCCGGGAAGCCATCCGCTATGAAAATCAGGTGATCAGCTATCAGGAAGCCGACGGCCAGGCTAACCGTGTTGCAGGGGGCCTGGAATCCCTGGGAATAGTCCCAGGAGACCGGGTAGCCATCATGCTTCCCAACATCAAGGAGTTCTACTACAGTTTCTTCGGAATTCAGAAGCTGGGAGCCATAGCCGTGCCATTCAACACCATGTACAAGGGAAGGGAAATATCTCACATCCTCCGGGATAGCGGTGCAAAAGCAGTGATATGCCTGTCCAACTTCGCCGGCCTCATTCAGGAAATCCAACGGGATTGCCCCGATCTGGAGCACATCATCGTCACCGGCCAACGAACCTTTGTGTATGTTGATCCCGGTTCATCGGTGAATATCCAAATGGTCTTCGACAAAACGCGCTTTTCTGACTTCGATGAGGCGTATCATGCCGTGGGTGAAATATTAGTGAGCAGTTTCCGATCCATGGGAGTCGAGGATGCCTGGTACAGCCACAAAGGTGCCATCAGAGCCAGCGGCAAGAAACTTGCCACCATACTCCTCAGCGAAATCGAAAACCTGTATATCGTGAATATCGTGACCTTCCTGAAGGATATGGACAACGGTCCGCTGTTCAAGGTGTTGTACATCCCGCCGGAACTGAAAGAACGGGCACTGGAGCCAATGACCAGCATCCTGAGCGAAACCGGACAATCGATCTCACTGGAAGATTTCAAAGCAGTCTTCCTATCCGCACTTTCAGATGCCTTCGGTGTGGATATTGAAGACGGAAGTTTGACCCGGGACGAGCTCATCGCCTACGAAAAGAACCGCGCTTTGGCAGGCCGGGTATAA
- a CDS encoding class I adenylate-forming enzyme family protein: MSEKNETWRLLYNPEGDVFDVPSYGASVAEGRIAGKYQLSNTLVPDSVVIQAVKRPGIVAGADVSVDRGESERYGVEVARLPRGGRNGAKSVGTIQLSELMAKSSKNYQAREVNPDDPAVLIYTSGTTGLPKGAMISHRNFHFQCSTIVTSLLDFKSSDRVIGTLPLYHIFGLANSMIASVHFGACLVMVPRYSPQILLETIEKHKATILPAVPTMYQHLMLAARQARNKTIIPKSLNHCISGGAPLSQRLYEDFGKTFETNIMEGYGLTESTSAVAANGVNGEYRDGSIGRAGRGVEMKIIDAQGSEVPTGQEGEIAIRSTTVFAGYWNNPQATGDVLTEDGWLLTGDLGYVDEDGFFFITDRKKDIIIHNGYNVSPREVEEFIDRHEQVLESAVIARKNDLKEETVVAIVVPRNIPPEFGSDPSDMDMKKLRESDFGKNLVKMLREYTDTGVARYKQPQEWLLAPSLPKTATGKLLRRELRQDAEDTRLINRSQHDV; encoded by the coding sequence ATGAGTGAAAAGAATGAGACATGGCGTCTGTTGTATAATCCCGAAGGCGATGTTTTTGACGTGCCCAGCTACGGCGCATCGGTGGCCGAAGGAAGGATCGCCGGGAAGTATCAACTGTCCAACACCCTGGTTCCCGACAGCGTAGTAATCCAAGCGGTGAAGCGCCCGGGAATCGTCGCAGGCGCCGATGTCAGCGTAGATCGGGGGGAGTCGGAGCGCTACGGCGTTGAAGTGGCCAGGCTGCCCCGGGGCGGGCGCAACGGTGCCAAATCCGTGGGCACCATTCAGTTAAGCGAACTCATGGCGAAATCATCCAAGAATTACCAGGCCAGGGAGGTGAACCCCGATGATCCGGCGGTGTTGATCTATACTTCCGGTACCACCGGGCTGCCCAAAGGTGCGATGATCAGCCATCGGAATTTCCACTTCCAATGCAGCACCATTGTTACCTCCCTGCTGGATTTCAAGTCTAGTGACCGGGTCATCGGAACCCTGCCGCTGTATCACATATTCGGCCTGGCAAATTCCATGATCGCATCGGTGCATTTCGGAGCCTGTCTGGTGATGGTTCCGAGGTATTCGCCCCAGATCCTTTTGGAAACCATAGAAAAGCACAAGGCCACCATCCTTCCGGCAGTTCCAACCATGTATCAGCACCTTATGCTGGCAGCCAGGCAGGCCCGGAATAAAACGATCATACCCAAGAGCTTAAACCACTGCATATCCGGCGGCGCTCCCTTGAGCCAACGCCTGTATGAAGATTTCGGGAAGACATTCGAAACCAATATCATGGAGGGTTACGGACTCACAGAATCCACCTCCGCTGTGGCCGCCAATGGGGTGAACGGCGAATACCGGGACGGTTCCATCGGCCGGGCCGGCCGGGGTGTGGAAATGAAAATCATAGACGCCCAGGGAAGCGAAGTGCCCACAGGCCAGGAAGGTGAGATCGCCATCCGGTCCACTACAGTGTTTGCCGGGTATTGGAACAATCCCCAGGCAACCGGAGATGTGCTTACCGAAGACGGCTGGCTCCTCACCGGTGACCTGGGCTACGTCGACGAAGACGGGTTTTTCTTCATAACAGATCGGAAGAAAGATATTATTATCCACAATGGCTATAACGTCAGTCCCCGTGAGGTGGAGGAGTTTATTGACCGACACGAACAGGTATTGGAATCGGCGGTAATCGCAAGGAAAAACGACTTGAAGGAAGAAACGGTGGTGGCCATCGTGGTTCCCCGGAATATTCCCCCGGAATTCGGCAGCGATCCTTCGGATATGGACATGAAGAAACTGCGGGAGAGTGATTTCGGAAAGAATCTTGTGAAGATGCTCCGGGAATACACTGATACCGGCGTAGCCCGATATAAGCAGCCTCAGGAATGGTTGCTCGCCCCCTCCCTGCCGAAAACCGCTACCGGCAAGTTGTTGCGGAGAGAGCTGCGGCAGGATGCCGAAGACACCCGGCTGATAAACAGGAGCCAGCACGATGTTTAA
- a CDS encoding sodium:solute symporter family protein: MAFTLVSLTLFGAVIVFMAAYGYRISAKTAEDFMLGGRTIGVVVMFFFVLFAISSAWTFYGFPGLLYTQGPGYVMFIWGSVVGFAGLYMFLGPRLWALAKINRFLSPVEVLGERYQSKTLRLILSLSILAFIVPYVGIQPLGVGAGFEALTGLPAAWGAIYTAVILIVLVMLGGMRIVAWVNIFLGVIYMTALLGSLLWAVQVLFPDGGLAQAASIVAQSRPELLSDPGPVGAYTPVVLGGTFVVGILAFSWPHVAIGCMTARDKSLFKWFPLLIFVFGGLFFYILPFIWGSLVAPAAMPMEELQALANSNGVSLQTEADRVVQTVISRTLPEWFGVFVLLGVIAAAVSTAAVQLMTSSVIVSRDIIQGLFKPDASDRQITTWARWAVIAVVVLSLVVSFLNQGAMALYLTDVSVPGFAQWAPALVGGLLWKRGTKQGAIAGTLAGVIYLVLSLVIVVNGERPLVIGHPVIPSLLVNTLAYIITSLLTPRPGEDIEAQFFDEVEAYLKAESGAKAKG, translated from the coding sequence ATGGCTTTTACTCTCGTTTCGCTCACCCTCTTCGGGGCTGTTATCGTTTTCATGGCGGCATACGGGTATCGGATAAGTGCAAAGACCGCAGAAGATTTCATGCTCGGCGGGCGCACCATCGGCGTTGTTGTCATGTTCTTTTTTGTTTTATTTGCCATATCATCGGCCTGGACCTTTTACGGATTCCCCGGTTTGCTTTATACCCAGGGACCGGGATACGTCATGTTCATCTGGGGTTCGGTGGTAGGCTTTGCGGGGCTCTACATGTTTTTGGGACCCCGGCTCTGGGCTCTGGCCAAAATCAACCGCTTTCTCTCACCTGTTGAGGTACTGGGGGAACGGTATCAATCCAAGACCCTGCGGCTCATCCTGTCCCTGAGTATTCTTGCGTTTATTGTTCCCTATGTCGGCATTCAGCCCCTTGGGGTGGGTGCGGGTTTTGAAGCCCTCACCGGTTTGCCCGCAGCCTGGGGTGCCATTTACACCGCAGTTATTCTGATAGTGCTGGTGATGCTGGGCGGAATGAGAATTGTGGCATGGGTGAATATCTTTCTGGGGGTCATATATATGACGGCCCTCCTGGGAAGCCTGCTGTGGGCGGTACAGGTTCTGTTTCCCGACGGCGGTCTGGCCCAGGCTGCAAGCATCGTTGCACAGTCCCGGCCGGAACTTCTTTCAGATCCCGGTCCGGTGGGGGCCTATACCCCGGTGGTCCTCGGCGGAACCTTCGTGGTAGGAATCCTGGCATTCAGCTGGCCCCACGTAGCCATCGGCTGCATGACCGCCAGAGACAAGAGCCTGTTTAAATGGTTCCCTCTGTTGATATTCGTTTTCGGGGGACTGTTCTTTTATATTCTCCCCTTCATCTGGGGTTCCCTGGTTGCTCCCGCCGCCATGCCCATGGAAGAGTTGCAGGCACTGGCGAACAGCAACGGAGTGTCTCTCCAGACGGAGGCCGACAGGGTCGTTCAAACGGTAATCAGCCGTACGTTGCCGGAATGGTTCGGCGTGTTCGTTCTTCTGGGGGTAATCGCCGCGGCGGTGAGTACCGCAGCGGTACAGTTGATGACCTCAAGCGTTATCGTCAGCCGGGACATCATTCAGGGGCTGTTTAAGCCTGATGCCAGCGACAGGCAGATTACCACCTGGGCCCGTTGGGCGGTTATTGCTGTGGTTGTTCTCAGCCTTGTTGTCAGTTTTCTCAATCAGGGTGCCATGGCCCTCTACCTCACCGACGTGAGTGTCCCGGGTTTCGCCCAGTGGGCACCGGCATTGGTGGGAGGTCTTTTGTGGAAACGGGGAACAAAGCAGGGAGCCATAGCCGGAACCCTGGCAGGGGTAATATACCTGGTTCTCAGCCTGGTAATCGTAGTCAACGGTGAACGTCCATTGGTAATAGGCCATCCGGTCATCCCCAGCCTGTTGGTCAATACCCTGGCGTACATCATTACCAGCCTGCTCACTCCCAGGCCCGGAGAAGATATCGAAGCACAGTTTTTCGATGAAGTTGAAGCCTATCTCAAGGCCGAATCCGGCGCCAAGGCGAAAGGATAG
- a CDS encoding transporter substrate-binding domain-containing protein gives MKSRKYPQSRFLAGKFPSLVFIWLFCIPGMLMSQGERVQTPGGTENLMRGNSDVVAGIYDNHPKIYLDDNGQPAGFFAELVEVIAGELNWNVEYRYGSWTENLERLEAGSIDMLVDVGYSSERAERFEYNSEGVFADWAVVYTRKGSGIEHIDDLSGVRIASMTGSIHHDGPMGLVVLNRQLKLNMDIVEVDNYRHGFSVLQSGLADAAVVNRIFGKNNASEFGVKRTAIIFDPHMLHFAFPKIGDPKLINDLDRVLSALKSDENSVYYDLIDRYIAGYFTTRDTVPLWLNVSLFISILAASLFLILGWQLYREVKNRRRSEEYLRKYQDQLILNAQQSYLGRMIQSLSHELNTPLGNGILAFSSARELLDAEETKRGNAREPTKTIEPEISELVKSYLDAGLDSLKRLSEINERFKSLHQELEEHTREWKAVESVRQICSVWQEQLRRNNISLNITGPEEESWDISIQALNTVLSELIQNSLDHGCPACSEEGEGITNSSPPVMEIHINLEKQPKPQSPNQTGNRRMRWLVDYRDTGTGIAEGSRASVFHPFETSGRRRGHLGLGMHIAYLVVIRQLAGELLCLESDVGAHFQLRLN, from the coding sequence ATGAAAAGCAGGAAGTATCCACAAAGCCGATTCCTTGCCGGCAAGTTCCCGTCGCTGGTGTTTATCTGGCTTTTCTGCATTCCCGGTATGCTCATGTCTCAGGGCGAACGAGTTCAAACCCCGGGAGGGACAGAAAACCTGATGCGTGGCAATTCGGATGTTGTGGCGGGCATATACGACAATCATCCCAAAATCTATCTGGATGATAATGGGCAGCCTGCAGGCTTTTTCGCCGAGCTGGTTGAAGTGATAGCCGGGGAACTGAACTGGAATGTTGAGTACCGTTATGGAAGCTGGACGGAGAATCTGGAACGCCTTGAAGCGGGCTCAATCGATATGCTGGTGGATGTTGGCTACTCATCCGAGCGGGCTGAACGGTTCGAGTACAATTCCGAAGGTGTGTTCGCCGACTGGGCGGTTGTGTATACCCGGAAAGGAAGCGGAATAGAGCATATAGATGATCTGTCCGGGGTGCGGATAGCCTCCATGACGGGGAGCATTCATCACGACGGTCCCATGGGGCTTGTTGTACTGAACCGGCAGCTCAAACTGAATATGGATATTGTGGAGGTGGATAATTATCGCCACGGCTTCTCTGTTCTCCAGAGCGGTCTGGCGGATGCGGCTGTGGTGAACCGGATTTTCGGCAAGAACAATGCATCTGAGTTCGGAGTGAAACGGACTGCGATTATTTTTGACCCCCACATGCTTCATTTTGCGTTTCCAAAAATTGGCGATCCCAAGCTGATTAACGACCTGGACCGGGTGCTCAGTGCCCTGAAGTCCGACGAAAATTCCGTCTATTATGATCTCATCGACCGCTATATTGCCGGCTATTTCACCACACGGGATACTGTGCCGCTGTGGCTGAATGTAAGTCTGTTTATCTCTATTTTGGCGGCCTCCCTCTTTCTGATTCTCGGCTGGCAGCTGTACAGGGAAGTGAAAAACCGACGGCGCAGCGAGGAGTATCTGAGAAAATATCAGGACCAGCTTATATTGAATGCCCAGCAAAGTTATCTGGGTAGAATGATTCAGTCATTGTCTCATGAATTAAATACCCCCCTGGGCAACGGAATTCTGGCATTTTCCTCCGCCAGGGAACTTCTGGATGCAGAGGAAACCAAACGGGGTAATGCCCGTGAGCCGACAAAAACAATTGAGCCGGAAATTTCTGAGCTGGTAAAGAGTTATCTGGATGCCGGTCTTGATTCACTGAAACGGCTCAGCGAAATCAACGAACGGTTCAAGTCGCTGCATCAGGAGCTTGAAGAGCATACCAGGGAATGGAAGGCCGTTGAAAGCGTACGGCAGATCTGTTCGGTATGGCAGGAGCAGTTGAGGCGGAACAATATCAGCCTGAACATAACCGGGCCGGAAGAGGAAAGCTGGGATATTTCCATTCAGGCGCTGAATACGGTGCTGAGTGAACTGATCCAGAACAGCCTGGATCATGGCTGTCCTGCATGCTCCGAAGAAGGTGAGGGGATCACCAATTCATCCCCGCCGGTGATGGAAATACACATCAATCTGGAGAAGCAGCCGAAACCTCAGTCACCGAATCAAACCGGTAATCGAAGAATGCGATGGCTCGTTGATTATCGGGATACGGGAACCGGCATAGCCGAGGGGAGCAGGGCATCGGTGTTTCATCCCTTCGAGACAAGCGGACGCAGGAGGGGACATCTGGGGCTGGGAATGCATATCGCCTATCTGGTTGTCATCAGACAGCTGGCCGGAGAGCTTCTGTGTCTGGAATCCGACGTCGGGGCCCATTTTCAGCTTCGCTTGAATTGA